The Pleuronectes platessa chromosome 13, fPlePla1.1, whole genome shotgun sequence genome includes a window with the following:
- the sall2 gene encoding sal-like protein 2, with translation MSRRKQKRPQQLMSLTLGACRIHEHDDNLAVKSQSFPFSPDSPLCSPSSPQSSQLLLTLRSSFKGSQTPSLPSESPPSSSPSRPSHQPSKDPKPSLSADLPNSYLSSQTQHSPALELSGFSPTSSASFLTHSSRSAHMASPKLGLSATTTNSSSSSSSSASLCPPPHPGSPSRVPDGPPSPVTPTPSPGVTSASAAPSRAQLSIALILEELRVLQQRQIHQMQITEEICRQVLRLGGASYTIDTPSQHLLPPSPQLCLEGSKRAVSPTTLPTPTQPGTSVAPLLACFSSLLPSQAGNRPTRASSSSSQILQPHKPQMEGTGITSGAHSYLGMGSHSSATSTTSSAAISMASSAYPLALSLALPNRYLHEKSSNTTSMSGHSGLSLLNSSLPTSASIGPNSQNALQSVSGGGDSSPLSISNIPGRLQHGCRFCGKMFSSDSALQIHLRSHTGERPYQCPVCLSRFTTRGNLKVHFLRHREQNPELSLSLLPPSLFGVALGATGGSDMGQTMGSGSSSCGMNMIQKKRKRPEDEIFGDNLEVSGTSSSFSLGASGGSAPSTLPLPPTVDLALISHSLLQLNRAAAVAAAASIASGTSHSPSSSSASISSLATSLLSNSSLSSSSTITGLLKGAKQQHFDENTPPHAPILSPAAYSQLAQLPKLLFPSVSTSSSTPTAHSSLYNHPALSLLRTPLPSTPGSLQLPSSSHSQLSFPFSSFPKVPGAPTTTQSSLPSSMASSTPTSETSKLQRLVEKLEKASPHSSSPWTSSSTATSMLEMLSSSTSTSANNRFTNASTSTTYVMASPPSSNLVTTSVSNLTHEMMAALGMSNNAASAMVGGMLPSLNITGPAANLTANQCGVCLRVLSCPRALRLHQATHLGERPFPCKICGRSFSTKGSLRSHLATHHARPANARVQNSCPLCQRKFTNALVLQHHIRMHLGGQLPPDGTDDSAHEIPPESNAKNVSQSHSQSTDPNTASSKTPPLAGLSESPAPSSQFQAVGSVPVSGNMKASDFIQQNPSKSAPCSPDLIPPSSLSPDPFMNPTMQTPSPGSVEPPVLSVSTPLPSSQETVQDSPVSQDNRVEQITGDVHPTKSTPPPITSNVTKTTVTLINIDEDCGDNVESTSSDAFLGSSSNLDNLQTTPALGAPSACTSSNPTLSPDVLKVNVTKTLESVSVCPRPQSPESMEEDKDPSPSLVTPKQDPSTVPDEDIKKTSNLETADTVDAELRGATQRAATFVRETRQSFHFGSYRREDRVECVKISGLAPSEALDASVPINLAPTLPSPMSRPEKKTYCCAECGKEYASRSGLKGHMKHHGAVTKSPRPPARTSRSSAEQLPSSTSMTSLNIPATRSSAGFWNQYQAFLNTSNEPNDDPTGLQEENESTKSPSQSQMDPIVSEEVGEESSEG, from the exons ATGTCCCGTCGGAAACAGAAACGACCCCAGCAGCTTATGAGCCTGACCCTCGGTGCCTGTCGGATACATGAGCATG ATGACAACTTGGCAGTGAAGTCACAGTCCTTTCCATTTAGCCCGGATTCTCCCTTGTGTTCCCCATCTTCTCCTCAAAGTTCCCAGCTGCTCCTTACTCTACGTTCATCTTTCAAGGGGTCCCAGACCCCCTCTCTACCCAGTGAGAGTCCACCGTCATCTTCACCAAGCCGGCCCTCCCACCAACCCTCCAAAGACCCAAAGCCCTCCCTCTCAGCTGACCTCCCTAACTCTTATCTCTCTTCCCAAACTCAACATTCACCTGCACTTGAACTATCTGGTTTCAGTCCAACATCCTCTGCAAGTTTTCTCACCCATTCTTCCCGAAGTGCACACATGGCCTCTCCAAAGTTGGGACTGTCGGCCACCACCAcaaactcttcctcttcctcatcatcctctgCCTCCCTATGTCCTCCACCACACCCTGGAAGCCCCAGTCGCGTGCCCGACGGCCCCCCAAGTCCTGTTACTCCCACCCCCAGCCCAGGAGTGACATCTGCCTCAGCTGCACCATCTAGGGCCCAGTTAAGCATTGCCCtgatcctggaggagctgcgggTGCTGCAGCAAAGGCAGATCCATCAGATGCAGATTACAGAAGAAATCTGTAGACAGGTACTACGCCTCGGTGGAGCCTCCTATACTATAGACACACCCTCACAgcatcttctccctccctctcctcagctCTGCTTAGAAGGCAGCAAAAGAGCAGTCAGCCCAACTACCCTGCCAACTCCAACGCAGCCTGGCACTTCTGTTGCTCCTCTTCTGGCATGTTTCTCCTCTCTACTTCCCTCTCAGGCTGGCAACAGACCCACAAGGGCAAGCAGTTCCTCATCTCAAATCCTGCAGCCCCACAAGCCCCAAATGGAAGGAACAGGAATTACTTCAGGGGCTCATAGTTATCTGGGGATGGGCTCTCATTCCTCTGCAACCTCAACCACTTCCTCTGCTGCCATCTCCATGGCTTCCTCTGCTTATCCATTAGCCCTGTCTTTAGCTCTGCCCAACCGCTACCTTCATGAGAAATCTTCAAATACCACCTCTATGAGTGGGCACAGTGGCCTCTCCCTCCTAAACTCATCCCTTCCCACATCAGCTTCTATTGGCCCAAACTCCCAAAATGCTCTGCAGTCtgtctctggaggaggagactcATCCCCTTTATCCATCTCCAACATCCCTGGTCGTCTTCAACATGGTTGCCGCTTTTGTGGGAAAATGTTCAGCAGTGACTCTGCCCTGCAAATACATTTACGCTCACACACAGGGGAACGACCCTACCAGTGTCCAGTGTGCCTCAGTCGCTTCACTACAAGAGGCAACCTTAAGGTACATTTCCTACGCCATCGAGAGCAGAACCCAGAGCTCTCACTTTCCCTCCTGCCACCTTCTTTGTTTGGGGTTGCATTAGGGGCCACTGGCGGATCAGACATGGGGCAGACCATGGGCAGTGGTAGCAGTAGTTGTGGCATGAATATGATTCAAAAGAAGCGAAAAAGGCCCGAGGATGAAATATTTGGAGATAATCTGGAGGTCAGTGGCACCAGTAGTAGCTTTTCTCTGGGGGCCTCTGGAGGGTCTGCCCCTTCCACCCTACCCCTGCCCCCTACAGTGGATCTGGCATTGATTTCCCACTCTCTACTCCAGCTGAATAGGGCTGCAGCTGTAGCCGCAGCAGCCTCTATCGCCTCTGGCACATCCCACTCACCGTCATCCTCTTCAGCCTCCATTTCCTCTCTGGCTACCTCCCTCCTCTCGAACTCTTCTTTGTCCTCGTCTTCCACCATCACAGGATTACTCAAGGGTGCCAAGCAGCAGCACTTTGATGAAAACACTCCCCCTCATGCCCCAATACTTTCTCCTGCAGCATACTCTCAGCTAGCCCAACTGCCGAAGCTCCTCTTCCCATCtgtctccacttcttcctctACCCCTACTGCACACTCATCCCTCTACAACCATCCAGCCCTGAGCTTGTTGCGAACACCACTACCCTCTACTCCAGGCTCTCTCCAACTTCCATCTTCGAGCCATTCTCAGCTTTCTTTCCCATTTTCTTCCTTTCCCAAAGTCCCAGGTGCACCAACAACCACTCAATCCTCCCTGCCTTCCTCCATGGCTTCCTCTACTCCTACATCAGAAACTTCCAAGTTGCAGAGGCTGGTGGAGAAACTAGAGAAGGCCTCTCCCCATTCCTCTTCTCCATGGACATCTTCCTCTACTGCCACTTCCATGCTGGAGATGCTATCTAGCAGTACCAGTACTTCAGCCAACAATCGTTTCACAAATGCCAGCACTTCCACCACATATGTCATGGCGTCCCCACCATCTTCTAATCTTGTCACCACTTCTGTTTCAAATCTCACCCATGAGATGATGGCTGCCCTAGGCATGAGTAACAATGCAGCCAGTGCCATGGTGGGTGGCATGTTACCATCACTGAACATTACAGGTCCAGCTGCTAACCTGACAGCCAACCAGTGTGGGGTTTGTTTACGGGTACTGAGCTGTCCTAGAGCACTGCGTCTGCATCAGGCTACACACCTTGGAGAACGCCCTTTTCCATGTAAAATATGTGGACGATCCTTCTCTACTAAAGGCAGCCTGCGGTCGCATCTGGCCACCCACCATGCTCGACCAGCAAATGCAAGGGTCCAGAACTCTTGCCCTCTGTGTCAACGGAAGTTCACAAATGCCCTAGTGCTTCAGCACCACATCCGTATGCATCTCGGTGGACAGTTGCCCCCAGATGGCACAGACGATTCTGCACATGAAATTCCACCTGAATCTAATGCCAAAAATGTCTCACAATCCCACTCCCAGTCCACTGATCCAAATACTGCTTCTAGTAAAACACCCCCTCTAGCTGGCCTCTCTGAAAGCCCAGCCCCAAGTTCACAATTTCAAGCAGTTGGCTCAGTCCCTGTCTCTGGTAATATGAAAGCAAGTGATTTCATCCAGCAGAATCCTAGCAAATCTGCACCCTGTAGCCCAGACCTCATCCCCCCTTCCAGCCTTAGCCCTGACCCCTTCATGAATCCAACAATGCAAACACCATCACCGGGCAGTGTAGAACCCCCTGTCCTTTCTGTCAGTACCCCTTTGCCATCCTCCCAAGAGACAGTTCAAGATTCCCCAGTTAGCCAAGATAACCGAGTGGAGCAAATTACTGGTGATGTTCATCCTACTAAGTCCACCCCTCCACCAATTACCTCCAATGTTACAAAAACTACAGTAACCCTTATAAATATTGATGAGGACTGTGGAGATAATGTAGAATCTACCTCCTCTGATGCCTTTCTTGGCTCCAGCTCAAACTTGGACAACTTACAAACCACACCTGCCCTTGGTGCCCCCTCTGCTTGTACCTCCTCTAACCCCACCCTGAGTCCAGATGTTCTGAAAGTTAATGTAACAAAAACCTTGGAATCAGTCTCAGTCTGCCCAAGGCCCCAATCACCAGAATCCATGGAAGAAGACAAAGATCCATCTCCTTCACTAGTAACACCAAAACAAGACCCATCAACTGTGCCTGACGAGGACATCAAGAAGACTTCCAATTTGGAGACTGCAGACACTGTTGATGCTGAATTAAGAGGGGCAACACAGAGAGCTGCCACTTTTGTGAGGGAGACACGTCAGAGCTTTCATTTTGGTTCATATCGGAGGGAGGACCGAGTGGAATGTGTTAAGATTAGTGGATTAGCTCCAAGTGAAGCTCTGGATGCTTCTGTCCCAATCAACCTGGCTCCAACCCTGCCATCTCCAATGTCTCGTCCTGAGAAGAAGACATATTGCTGTGCTGAGTGTGGGAAAGAGTACGCCAGTCGCAGTGGATTGAAG GGGCACATGAAGCACCATGGTGCAGTAACCAAATCACCACGTCCACCAGCCCGGACTAGTCGTTCCTCCGCTGAACAACTACCTTCTTCCACATCTATGACTTCCTTGAACATTCCTGCCACCAGAAGCTCAGCAGGTTTCTGGAATCAGTACCAAGCCTTCCTTAACACCAGTAATGAGCCAAATGATGACCCGACTGGACTCCAAGAAGAGAATGAGTCAACAAAATCCCCATCTCAATCTCAAATGGATCCGATTGTCTCTGAAGAGGTTGGGGAAGAGTCTAGTGAGGGGTGA